Proteins encoded together in one Rossellomorea sp. y25 window:
- a CDS encoding HAD family hydrolase: MIKAIMFDLDDTLLWDSKSIEEAFKATCRYAEAKVGVDSKSLELSVRDAARKLYETYDTYEFTQNIGINPFEGLWGDFLDEHDEGFLKMKEIVPTYRKKAWTSGLQSLGITDVELGAELSERFRKERKDRPYVYEDTFRVLNEVKGNFQLLLLTNGSPHLQNTKLDKTPELVPYFEEIIISGNIGKGKPDSAMFLHALERLKLQKDEVIMVGDNLNTDILGASRLGIKTVWINRGQKTVQDLVPDYEIKELYEVLEIVNNME; this comes from the coding sequence ATGATCAAAGCCATCATGTTTGATTTGGATGACACATTATTATGGGACTCCAAAAGTATTGAAGAAGCGTTTAAAGCAACTTGCCGTTATGCAGAGGCGAAAGTGGGGGTAGATTCGAAAAGCCTAGAGCTTAGTGTTAGAGATGCTGCGAGAAAGTTGTATGAAACCTATGATACATATGAGTTTACACAAAATATCGGTATTAATCCCTTTGAAGGACTTTGGGGAGACTTTCTGGATGAGCATGATGAAGGCTTCCTTAAGATGAAAGAAATCGTTCCTACATACCGCAAAAAGGCTTGGACGTCTGGGTTGCAATCTTTAGGCATTACGGATGTAGAGCTTGGTGCGGAATTATCCGAGCGATTTCGTAAAGAAAGAAAGGATAGACCTTACGTGTATGAAGATACCTTTCGTGTATTAAATGAAGTGAAGGGGAATTTTCAACTATTGTTATTAACGAATGGCTCTCCCCATTTACAGAATACAAAACTTGATAAGACTCCTGAACTTGTGCCTTACTTTGAAGAAATTATCATCTCAGGAAATATCGGTAAAGGAAAACCAGATTCCGCGATGTTCCTTCATGCATTAGAGAGGCTTAAGCTTCAAAAGGACGAAGTGATCATGGTAGGAGATAATTTAAATACAGACATACTTGGGGCCTCTAGACTAGGAATAAAAACGGTTTGGATTAATCGCGGTCAGAAAACAGTTCAAGATCTTGTACCTGATTATGAAATTAAAGAGCTCTATGAAGTACTCGAAATCGTAAATAATATGGAATAA
- a CDS encoding DUF948 domain-containing protein: protein MWIVYASIGLMVISLVMLGVALMKTVNTTRPVINDMNQTVASIQTRMDKISTEANQLQETQGEIQGDIEYKKTTITSTIQEVKRTPEVLKGFLSSLKK, encoded by the coding sequence ATGTGGATTGTCTATGCAAGTATTGGGTTGATGGTGATTTCTTTAGTGATGTTGGGAGTCGCACTAATGAAAACAGTAAATACGACCCGACCCGTAATAAATGATATGAATCAAACGGTGGCAAGCATTCAAACCAGAATGGACAAAATTTCTACTGAAGCGAACCAGCTTCAAGAAACTCAAGGGGAGATTCAGGGAGATATAGAATACAAAAAAACGACTATCACCAGCACGATTCAAGAAGTCAAACGAACACCAGAAGTACTGAAGGGATTTTTAAGCAGCCTGAAGAAATAA
- a CDS encoding MtnX-like HAD-IB family phosphatase — MKNWAFVSDFDGTISKKDFYHLILEKYFVEGQDLYKQWKSGEIKDIEFLSQVFTSINQEENQIIDDIHSLEIDEYVPSFIRKVQAQGGDFYILSAGTDYYIHHILQQHEITNVKVYSNEGYYKEKNVHMNIDPGHPHHSARYGIDKSKVLTDLKKEYETIYFAGDSEPDSHPAKVADVTFAMKALQAILKENNTSFIEVNDFNDIDRYLTRIGVL, encoded by the coding sequence ATGAAAAATTGGGCATTTGTTTCTGACTTTGACGGAACGATCTCTAAGAAGGATTTTTATCATCTTATACTGGAGAAATACTTTGTAGAGGGACAAGATTTATACAAACAATGGAAGTCAGGCGAAATAAAGGATATCGAATTCTTGAGTCAGGTTTTCACATCCATCAATCAAGAAGAAAATCAGATTATTGATGACATCCATTCTCTCGAAATAGATGAATACGTCCCTTCCTTCATCCGTAAAGTGCAGGCTCAAGGTGGAGACTTCTATATATTAAGTGCAGGCACTGATTACTATATTCATCATATTCTACAACAGCATGAAATTACGAATGTTAAAGTGTATTCAAATGAAGGGTACTACAAAGAGAAGAATGTACATATGAATATTGATCCCGGGCATCCCCATCACTCTGCAAGATATGGAATTGACAAATCAAAGGTACTTACTGACCTTAAAAAAGAGTATGAAACCATCTATTTTGCAGGTGATAGTGAACCTGATAGCCATCCAGCAAAAGTAGCCGATGTAACCTTTGCGATGAAAGCACTACAGGCTATTTTAAAGGAAAACAATACTTCCTTTATTGAAGTGAATGATTTTAATGACATTGACCGTTATCTAACACGTATTGGTGTGCTGTGA
- a CDS encoding peptidylprolyl isomerase, with protein sequence MAKKGYIQFQTGEKIEFDLFPNEAPGTVANFEKLANEGFYNGLSFHRVIPGFVSQGGCPNGNGMGGPGYTIKCETEGNPHKHEEGSLSMAHAGKDTGGSQFFIVHEPQPHLNGVHTVFGKVTSGIDIAKSMKNGDVMEKMEVYDA encoded by the coding sequence ATGGCGAAAAAAGGATACATACAATTTCAGACAGGTGAAAAAATCGAATTTGATCTATTTCCAAATGAAGCACCTGGAACAGTGGCAAATTTCGAAAAACTAGCAAACGAAGGTTTCTACAACGGTTTAAGCTTCCACCGTGTCATCCCTGGTTTCGTAAGCCAAGGCGGATGCCCTAATGGAAATGGTATGGGTGGTCCTGGTTACACAATCAAATGTGAAACAGAAGGAAATCCACATAAACATGAAGAAGGTTCATTATCCATGGCCCACGCGGGTAAAGATACTGGAGGAAGTCAGTTCTTCATCGTTCATGAGCCACAGCCTCATCTAAACGGCGTTCATACCGTCTTCGGAAAAGTGACTTCAGGAATCGACATCGCTAAATCAATGAAAAACGGCGACGTTATGGAGAAAATGGAAGTATACGACGCGTAA
- a CDS encoding phage holin family protein translates to MIENLLSGISIDPQVTVLVPMLWVLGYALKRTPHIPDWLIIWILLLVGVAASSWTLGFDFNGIANGFIATGAAITTHQSVKQTFFSRVNDRNKREKKK, encoded by the coding sequence ATGATTGAAAATTTATTAAGCGGGATTTCCATTGACCCCCAAGTCACCGTACTTGTTCCAATGTTATGGGTTTTAGGGTACGCATTGAAGAGGACTCCTCACATTCCGGATTGGTTGATTATCTGGATTTTGTTGCTGGTGGGGGTTGCTGCCAGTAGTTGGACTTTGGGATTTGATTTTAATGGAATTGCCAATGGGTTCATCGCAACGGGTGCAGCGATTACGACCCATCAATCTGTTAAACAGACGTTTTTCTCAAGGGTGAACGATCGTAATAAAAGAGAAAAAAAGAAATAG
- a CDS encoding type 1 glutamine amidotransferase domain-containing protein, whose protein sequence is MRLTGKKVIQLVSADFEDLELWYPVLRLREEGATVHIVGENADQEFIGKYGVPIVSEYAFKDINPEDYDAMLVPGGWSPDKLRRYEDVISMVQIMDRSKKPIGQICHAGWVLISAKILQGVKVTSTPGIKDDMENAGATWVNEPVVTDGHIVSSRRPPDLPDYMREFIEVMSK, encoded by the coding sequence TTGAGGTTAACGGGGAAAAAAGTCATTCAATTAGTAAGTGCAGATTTCGAAGATCTTGAACTGTGGTATCCTGTATTGCGTTTGCGGGAAGAAGGAGCAACTGTACATATTGTCGGAGAAAATGCCGATCAAGAATTTATCGGAAAGTACGGAGTTCCGATTGTTTCAGAATATGCGTTTAAAGACATCAATCCTGAAGACTATGATGCCATGCTGGTACCGGGTGGGTGGTCTCCCGATAAGCTGCGCCGCTATGAAGATGTCATCTCGATGGTGCAAATCATGGATAGGAGTAAGAAACCGATCGGTCAAATCTGTCATGCGGGATGGGTATTGATTTCAGCCAAAATTCTTCAAGGTGTAAAAGTCACAAGTACACCGGGAATAAAAGATGACATGGAAAACGCTGGGGCAACCTGGGTGAACGAACCGGTCGTCACTGATGGTCATATCGTTTCAAGCCGCAGACCGCCCGATTTACCAGACTATATGAGAGAATTCATTGAAGTGATGTCAAAATAA
- a CDS encoding peroxiredoxin, producing the protein MYNPHYSFNRAVRSEDCTLPFCAQTNDPAPLFIAEAYDNAQKKINTVNLESYRGKWVILFFYSSDFTFVUPTELAAVAAIHPKFQALQAEVLGISTDSVYAHKVFTEVSPSASKVQFPLVSDRNHQISKAYRVLNERAGATFRATIIIDPEGIITSKMIYPPEVGRNTYEILRVLEGIQFGRKTGAGVPANWLPNQSGIQKDPDFIGKI; encoded by the coding sequence ATGTATAACCCCCACTATTCATTTAATCGTGCGGTGAGAAGTGAAGATTGTACCTTACCGTTTTGTGCACAAACCAATGATCCTGCCCCTCTCTTTATTGCTGAGGCGTATGATAACGCACAAAAGAAAATAAACACCGTTAACTTAGAATCGTATCGGGGCAAATGGGTTATTCTGTTTTTTTATTCCAGCGATTTCACCTTCGTTTGACCAACTGAGCTGGCAGCGGTCGCTGCTATTCACCCTAAATTTCAAGCACTGCAAGCTGAAGTTCTCGGGATAAGTACAGACAGTGTTTACGCCCACAAAGTTTTCACTGAAGTATCCCCGTCCGCATCTAAAGTGCAATTTCCGTTAGTGAGTGATCGAAATCATCAAATAAGTAAAGCTTATCGGGTATTAAATGAGCGTGCTGGTGCTACGTTTAGAGCCACCATTATCATCGACCCTGAAGGCATCATTACATCTAAAATGATCTATCCGCCTGAGGTTGGGCGTAATACGTATGAAATATTGAGAGTACTGGAAGGTATACAATTTGGAAGAAAAACAGGAGCGGGCGTTCCTGCCAATTGGCTGCCGAACCAATCCGGAATTCAGAAAGATCCTGACTTCATTGGAAAAATATAA
- a CDS encoding NAD(P)-dependent oxidoreductase has translation MKELTKESVIGFIGTGVMGQSMAGHLLDSGFPMVVYNRTKEKALKLIQNGAKWADTPKEVAEVSDIVITIVGYPSDVDEIYLGESGILHHLKQGSIAIDMTTSSPRLAEEIYTYGVDKGVFTLDAPVSGGDIGAKEARLSIMVGGDKEPFETVKPLLDLLGTNVVYQGKAGAGQYTKMCNQITIASNMMGVSEALLYAKKSGLDPNNVLKSITSGAAGSWSLINLVPRMIKEDYAPGFYVKHFIKDLKIALDSAKEMDIKTPGLELALSLYEDLALKGEENSGTQALIKLLEA, from the coding sequence ATGAAGGAATTAACGAAGGAAAGCGTCATTGGATTTATTGGAACAGGTGTGATGGGACAAAGCATGGCTGGGCATCTACTCGATTCTGGTTTTCCGATGGTCGTTTACAATCGCACGAAAGAGAAAGCATTAAAGCTTATACAAAACGGTGCAAAATGGGCTGACACTCCAAAGGAAGTTGCTGAAGTTTCGGATATAGTCATTACGATCGTGGGCTATCCATCTGATGTAGATGAAATTTACCTTGGTGAAAGTGGAATTCTTCATCACTTGAAACAGGGTTCGATTGCCATCGATATGACCACATCATCTCCAAGATTAGCAGAGGAAATCTACACATATGGGGTTGATAAAGGGGTTTTCACATTAGATGCCCCTGTTTCCGGGGGAGACATAGGAGCAAAAGAAGCAAGGCTTTCTATCATGGTAGGAGGAGACAAAGAACCATTCGAAACTGTAAAGCCTCTATTAGACCTTCTAGGTACAAATGTTGTATATCAAGGAAAAGCAGGGGCGGGGCAGTATACGAAGATGTGTAACCAAATCACGATTGCTTCTAACATGATGGGAGTCAGTGAAGCCCTTCTTTATGCCAAGAAATCAGGCTTGGATCCTAATAATGTTCTTAAGAGTATCACGTCCGGGGCAGCAGGAAGTTGGTCCTTAATTAATCTGGTACCACGAATGATCAAGGAAGACTATGCTCCTGGTTTTTATGTAAAGCATTTTATCAAAGATCTTAAGATTGCCCTGGATTCAGCCAAGGAAATGGACATTAAGACACCTGGGTTAGAGTTAGCCCTTTCACTATATGAAGATTTGGCTCTTAAAGGTGAGGAGAACAGCGGTACTCAAGCTCTTATTAAATTATTGGAAGCATAA
- a CDS encoding DUF202 domain-containing protein, which produces MIAWNGRTREVEIMNETNESKYIQQHLANERTFLAWIRTAIAIIGIGFLTTSLHYNSLQGDAVQDRIAVAISAIALIIGLVIIIGSTVNYYRTRKHINTQTFVSADAIIKMMAIVATVVLLFVTVYFFTLN; this is translated from the coding sequence ATGATTGCATGGAATGGAAGAACCAGGGAAGTGGAAATCATGAATGAAACCAATGAATCAAAATATATTCAGCAGCACTTAGCAAACGAACGAACGTTTCTGGCATGGATTCGAACAGCCATTGCCATCATAGGGATCGGTTTCTTAACAACAAGCTTGCATTATAACTCGCTTCAAGGGGATGCGGTCCAAGATCGAATCGCCGTTGCCATCAGTGCTATCGCTCTCATCATTGGATTAGTTATCATTATTGGATCAACTGTTAACTATTATAGGACGAGAAAGCATATAAACACACAAACATTTGTGTCCGCAGATGCCATTATTAAGATGATGGCCATTGTTGCAACTGTTGTTCTTCTATTTGTAACGGTTTATTTTTTTACACTGAATTAA
- a CDS encoding MBL fold metallo-hydrolase encodes MTTTVNQLTAKELTKKILNGDRMFILDVRPKDSFDDWKVEGKNVKIINKPFSELKDNLQSIQSTLPNDEAIYVICAKGNSSTKTAEMLVDAGMDNIYSVEGGMQAWSEYLEPVKIGDISGGALYQFVRIGKGCLSYAIISNGEAAFVDPSRLLEPYKEFIQDHKVSVQAVLDTHLHADHISGGKTLSNEYNTPYYLPPKDAEEVQYEYEELNDDTVIKVGDTTIKAVYSPGHTIGSTSFIVDHHYLLTGDILFIDSIGRPDLAGKAEDWVGDLRKTLYSRYKNLEDQLTVLPAHFMTIDEMNEDGSVSHLLSDLYKENHGLNIEDEKEFRKTVTENLPPQPNSYEKIRETNMGKMDPEEDEKREMETGPNRCAVR; translated from the coding sequence ATGACAACTACAGTAAATCAATTGACGGCAAAGGAACTTACTAAAAAGATACTTAATGGAGACAGGATGTTTATTCTGGACGTCCGCCCGAAAGATTCCTTTGATGATTGGAAGGTTGAGGGCAAGAATGTAAAAATTATTAACAAGCCTTTTTCCGAATTGAAAGACAACCTTCAATCTATTCAATCTACACTACCGAATGATGAAGCCATTTATGTTATTTGTGCCAAGGGAAATTCCTCGACGAAAACGGCAGAAATGCTTGTTGATGCCGGGATGGACAACATTTATTCCGTTGAAGGAGGCATGCAGGCTTGGAGTGAATATTTAGAGCCTGTTAAAATAGGTGATATTTCAGGCGGTGCACTTTATCAATTTGTCCGGATCGGGAAAGGATGTTTATCCTATGCCATCATCTCAAATGGAGAAGCGGCTTTCGTTGACCCCAGCCGACTGCTAGAACCTTATAAGGAATTTATTCAAGATCATAAAGTTTCCGTTCAAGCTGTACTTGATACACATCTGCATGCTGATCACATTTCGGGAGGTAAAACTTTGAGCAATGAATACAATACTCCTTATTATTTACCACCTAAAGATGCAGAGGAAGTTCAGTACGAATATGAAGAATTAAACGATGATACTGTCATTAAAGTGGGCGACACAACCATTAAAGCTGTATACTCACCTGGACATACGATAGGAAGCACTTCCTTTATTGTAGATCACCACTATTTGCTAACAGGAGATATTCTATTTATTGATTCAATAGGTAGACCTGATTTAGCCGGGAAAGCAGAAGATTGGGTAGGGGACTTGAGAAAAACATTGTATTCCAGATACAAAAACCTTGAGGATCAGTTAACTGTATTACCTGCACACTTTATGACGATAGACGAGATGAATGAAGATGGATCAGTCTCACATCTTCTAAGTGATCTATATAAGGAAAATCACGGTTTGAATATTGAAGATGAAAAAGAGTTTAGAAAAACGGTCACAGAAAATCTTCCACCTCAACCGAATAGCTATGAAAAAATTCGTGAAACCAACATGGGTAAAATGGATCCTGAAGAAGATGAAAAACGGGAAATGGAAACAGGACCAAACCGGTGTGCTGTCAGATAA
- a CDS encoding rhodanese-like domain-containing protein, which produces MKTISPNEVIERLSAGEPLNIIDVREVAEVQTGKIPTSIHLPLGLLEFRMNELDKKKEYIVVCQSGGRSSQAVRFLDYQGFNVINMNGGMLAWEGKVE; this is translated from the coding sequence ATGAAAACAATCTCACCAAATGAAGTGATTGAACGATTGTCAGCTGGAGAACCCTTAAATATCATTGATGTTCGAGAGGTTGCAGAGGTGCAAACCGGGAAAATTCCAACTAGTATTCACCTTCCGTTAGGACTACTGGAATTTCGCATGAATGAATTAGATAAGAAGAAAGAGTACATTGTGGTTTGTCAATCCGGTGGTAGAAGTAGTCAAGCTGTAAGGTTTCTCGACTATCAAGGATTCAACGTAATCAATATGAATGGTGGAATGCTCGCATGGGAAGGGAAAGTTGAATAA
- a CDS encoding rhodanese-like domain-containing protein, producing MAVLIFLYLRMKKPGENINQISTNELKPLLGDTSKQFIDVRTPGEFKHNHIAQFKNMPLQSLQQNAHTLSKDKETIVICQSGMRSANACKVLNQQGFTSVTNVKGGMNSWSN from the coding sequence TTGGCTGTACTTATTTTTCTTTATTTGAGAATGAAAAAACCAGGTGAAAATATCAACCAAATTTCAACGAATGAATTAAAACCATTGCTGGGGGATACCTCCAAGCAGTTTATTGATGTACGAACACCAGGAGAATTCAAACATAATCACATTGCCCAATTTAAAAATATGCCATTACAATCTTTACAACAAAACGCTCACACACTATCAAAAGACAAAGAAACCATCGTGATCTGTCAAAGCGGAATGAGAAGTGCCAATGCATGCAAGGTGCTTAATCAGCAAGGGTTCACATCTGTTACAAATGTTAAGGGTGGAATGAATTCCTGGTCCAATTAA
- a CDS encoding response regulator transcription factor yields MKKWNVLIVDDEPEMRQLIKLYLKRDHYFCLEAENGLAALDQLKKTHVDIMVVDIMMPFMDGYQLLKEVRETSQIPFIFLSAKGDDLDKVKGLKLGSDDYMVKPFNAEELVARIETILRRSYGTQSSQQSMIERYGPVSFNLASRTVSVGELSPRLTLKEYELFLFLARNQGRVYKRDQLLDQIWGSDYEGSDRTVDTHIKTLRLKLKSYGHLIETVWGLGYKFEGSA; encoded by the coding sequence TTGAAAAAATGGAATGTCTTAATTGTAGATGATGAACCTGAAATGAGACAGCTAATCAAACTATATTTAAAAAGGGATCATTATTTCTGTTTAGAAGCAGAGAATGGTCTCGCTGCTCTTGATCAACTGAAGAAAACACATGTGGATATCATGGTTGTGGATATTATGATGCCCTTCATGGATGGTTATCAGTTGCTAAAAGAGGTTAGGGAAACCAGTCAAATCCCCTTTATCTTCCTTTCTGCAAAGGGCGATGATTTAGACAAGGTGAAGGGACTTAAGCTGGGAAGTGACGATTATATGGTTAAACCGTTTAACGCCGAAGAACTTGTTGCACGAATCGAAACGATTCTGAGAAGATCTTACGGAACTCAATCCAGTCAACAGTCGATGATTGAGCGGTATGGGCCAGTGTCATTTAATTTAGCATCCAGAACTGTATCCGTTGGTGAACTTTCACCTCGATTGACCTTAAAGGAATATGAACTTTTTTTGTTCCTTGCCCGTAATCAAGGCAGGGTGTATAAGAGGGACCAGCTGCTCGATCAAATATGGGGAAGTGACTATGAAGGCAGTGATCGTACAGTCGACACCCATATTAAAACATTACGACTTAAATTAAAGAGCTACGGCCATTTGATTGAAACCGTGTGGGGCCTTGGCTATAAGTTCGAGGGATCAGCTTGA
- a CDS encoding ATP-binding protein translates to MKNATLTLNKKVSLLLLSSLFLTIVFSFLFIHFLYKDLYIGTVKESLLYQGQRTVAHYHYGDVSGSVRDKILWYNVISPYEVSVVENLDDLTKSFPYLIDQKPLINNDDKSELIKGHRVMKEGYVEEFDRNVIGAIFPLMNEERLMGYLLIYIPLAEMTEVFSKGIPILVLTGVMFYFVLFLIIQSSLGSLFKPVREMQLFSNKVAKGDFSDRLNVTSKDEMAELALTFNSMVDSLQHQEERKRQFLSNVAHELRTPLTYIGGYAKALTDRVQTNPEEMEESLHLIQKETIRMQKLITELLELNKLEDASFSLDIEPIVLSQFIMDSLTLIQPHAENKKIDVQHQLNEESIINGDPNRVMQVFYNIFDNALKYSPEQSRIIIQSYEEDGMAVVKIEDAGIGIPAESLSQIGERFFRSDLSRTRNTGGYGLGLSIAKEIMHKHQGSLSIDSEEGKGTTVYLRFPLLEI, encoded by the coding sequence TTGAAAAACGCAACCCTGACTCTCAATAAAAAAGTTTCTCTTCTATTATTAAGCAGCTTATTTTTAACCATTGTCTTTTCCTTTCTTTTTATTCATTTTCTCTACAAAGATTTATATATTGGCACGGTTAAGGAGTCACTGCTTTATCAAGGACAAAGAACAGTCGCTCACTATCACTACGGTGACGTAAGCGGAAGTGTAAGGGATAAAATTCTTTGGTATAACGTAATTTCCCCTTATGAAGTGTCTGTTGTCGAGAACCTTGACGACTTAACAAAAAGTTTCCCCTATCTTATTGACCAAAAGCCTCTCATCAATAACGATGACAAAAGTGAATTGATCAAAGGTCATCGGGTAATGAAAGAAGGATATGTAGAAGAGTTTGATCGGAATGTGATTGGAGCGATCTTTCCTCTAATGAATGAAGAAAGATTAATGGGGTATTTACTTATTTATATCCCCCTGGCTGAAATGACGGAGGTCTTTAGCAAGGGGATTCCTATATTGGTCCTCACTGGGGTAATGTTTTATTTTGTACTGTTCCTAATCATTCAATCTTCTTTAGGGTCATTATTTAAACCTGTCCGGGAAATGCAGCTGTTTTCGAATAAAGTAGCCAAAGGGGATTTTTCGGACAGGCTCAATGTCACCTCTAAAGATGAAATGGCGGAGCTTGCACTAACATTCAATAGTATGGTCGACTCACTTCAACATCAAGAAGAACGAAAACGTCAGTTTCTTTCGAATGTTGCGCATGAATTAAGGACCCCCCTTACTTATATTGGAGGATATGCAAAGGCATTGACTGACAGGGTACAAACGAATCCTGAAGAAATGGAAGAAAGCCTGCACCTGATTCAAAAAGAAACGATACGGATGCAGAAATTAATTACAGAGCTACTGGAATTAAATAAATTGGAGGATGCCTCTTTTTCTTTAGATATTGAACCGATTGTTCTCTCTCAGTTCATAATGGATTCTTTAACACTCATTCAGCCTCATGCCGAAAACAAAAAAATTGATGTGCAACATCAGTTAAATGAAGAATCGATCATTAATGGGGATCCCAACCGGGTTATGCAGGTGTTTTATAATATTTTTGATAATGCATTGAAATATTCTCCTGAACAGAGTCGGATAATCATTCAATCCTATGAGGAAGATGGAATGGCTGTGGTGAAAATCGAAGATGCCGGAATTGGGATTCCAGCAGAATCTTTGTCTCAAATCGGGGAAAGATTTTTCCGATCGGATTTGTCGAGAACCAGGAATACGGGAGGATACGGTCTCGGTTTATCAATAGCGAAAGAAATCATGCATAAACATCAAGGTTCTTTGTCAATAGATAGTGAAGAAGGCAAAGGAACAACAGTGTATCTAAGGTTCCCTTTGCTTGAAATATAA
- a CDS encoding DUF1002 domain-containing protein, which translates to MKKLIGIALLFSLMVGLIQPASAADNDKESINEKFGLPIVVYGETLTNEQKKEVQAQLGIEEGTEVEEFMATGEDLVKYIDGENRNARMFSSAMITRKDKGEGLKVNIVTPGNITEVTNSMYSNALLTAGVENAVVDVASPVKVSGHSALVGIYKAYDVSGEKLDTVRMEVANEELTVATELAKEAGIDKEEVSELLTEIKKEIAEQDPATKEEVEKIVEEKLQTLNIELSPEDRQLLIDLFEKMRSLDINFDNVQQQLDDLTKDIQTTIKDIVNDEGFGQKVSDFFTGLLEAIANFFKSIKNLFG; encoded by the coding sequence ATGAAAAAATTGATTGGTATTGCCTTACTGTTTTCACTAATGGTGGGCCTCATTCAGCCGGCATCGGCGGCAGATAATGATAAAGAAAGCATTAATGAAAAATTCGGATTACCTATCGTCGTTTATGGAGAAACACTTACTAATGAACAAAAGAAAGAGGTTCAGGCTCAATTAGGAATTGAAGAGGGAACAGAAGTAGAAGAGTTTATGGCAACAGGCGAAGACTTGGTGAAGTATATTGACGGTGAAAACCGAAATGCCCGTATGTTCTCCTCTGCCATGATTACACGAAAAGATAAAGGTGAAGGTTTAAAGGTTAATATTGTGACGCCCGGGAATATCACGGAAGTGACGAATTCTATGTATTCTAATGCTCTTTTAACTGCGGGGGTTGAGAACGCAGTAGTAGATGTAGCTTCTCCTGTAAAGGTAAGCGGACACTCTGCATTGGTGGGAATCTATAAAGCGTATGATGTCAGTGGGGAGAAGCTTGATACAGTCCGCATGGAGGTAGCCAACGAGGAGTTAACCGTAGCGACAGAACTTGCTAAAGAAGCCGGGATTGATAAGGAAGAGGTTAGCGAACTGTTAACTGAAATCAAGAAGGAAATAGCCGAACAAGATCCAGCTACGAAAGAAGAAGTTGAAAAAATCGTCGAAGAAAAGCTCCAAACCCTGAACATCGAGCTCAGCCCGGAGGATCGCCAGCTATTAATCGACCTGTTTGAAAAAATGAGGTCACTTGATATAAATTTTGATAATGTTCAACAACAATTGGACGACTTAACGAAAGATATCCAAACTACCATTAAAGACATTGTGAATGATGAAGGTTTTGGTCAAAAAGTGTCGGACTTCTTTACCGGCTTGTTAGAGGCCATCGCTAATTTCTTTAAGTCAATAAAAAATCTATTTGGGTGA